From Pantoea sp. Ep11b, the proteins below share one genomic window:
- the zntR gene encoding Zn(2+)-responsive transcriptional regulator, producing the protein MFRIGQLAKLAEVTPDTIRFYEKQQMMEHDGRTEGGFRLYSEGDLQRLKFIRYGRKLGFSLEAIRELLSIRVDPAHHTCQESKAIVEKRLSEVAEMIAELETMQRSLRHLSDACCGDSHSSISCSILEALERGGAKDK; encoded by the coding sequence ATGTTTCGCATCGGACAGTTAGCGAAGCTGGCAGAGGTGACGCCAGACACCATCCGCTTTTATGAAAAGCAGCAGATGATGGAACATGATGGCCGGACGGAGGGCGGTTTTCGTCTCTATAGTGAGGGCGACCTTCAGCGCCTGAAGTTTATCCGCTATGGCCGCAAACTGGGGTTCAGCCTCGAAGCCATCAGGGAGCTTCTTTCGATCCGGGTCGATCCGGCACATCACACCTGCCAGGAGTCCAAAGCGATCGTTGAAAAGCGGCTCAGTGAAGTGGCTGAAATGATCGCAGAACTGGAGACGATGCAGCGTTCGCTTCGGCACCTTTCCGATGCCTGCTGTGGTGATAGTCACAGTAGCATTTCGTGCTCAATTCTGGAGGCTCTGGAGCGCGGCGGGGCAAAGGACAAATAA
- a CDS encoding DUF1992 domain-containing protein yields the protein MWLVDELAEQHIKAALEKGELSNLPGAGKPLQLDDDSHVPPELRAGYRLLKNAGFLPPELELRREAVEVNDLIRQLDPEDRHYQDHCHRLQILALRLHQAGMSTDFLHGSYSTAIEKRFREEE from the coding sequence ATGTGGCTGGTTGACGAACTTGCTGAACAGCATATCAAAGCAGCACTGGAAAAAGGCGAGCTGAGCAATCTTCCCGGCGCCGGCAAGCCGCTGCAACTGGATGATGACAGTCACGTTCCGCCGGAATTAAGAGCTGGCTACCGGTTACTGAAAAATGCAGGTTTTCTGCCACCTGAACTTGAGCTGAGACGTGAGGCGGTTGAAGTCAACGATCTGATTCGTCAGCTCGATCCCGAAGATCGTCACTATCAGGATCACTGTCATCGACTGCAGATACTGGCGCTGCGATTACATCAGGCGGGTATGAGCACCGATTTTCTGCACGGATCCTATTCCACGGCGATTGAGAAGCGTTTTCGCGAGGAGGAGTAA
- the trkA gene encoding Trk system potassium transporter TrkA translates to MKIIILGAGQVGGTLAENLVGENNDITVVDTDASRLRHLQDKFDLRVVQGHGSHPRILREAGAEDADMLVAVTNSDETNMIACQIAYSLFNTPNRIARIRAADYLRDADKLFIPEAVPIDHLISPEQLVIENIYRLIQYPGALQVVNFAEGKVSLAVVKAYYGGPLVGNPLSIMREHMPHIDTRVAAIFRQDRPIRPQGSTIVEAGDEIFFIAASQNIRAVMSEMQRLEKPYKRIMLVGGGNIGFGLAQRLEKHYSVKLIERNPQRAAELAEHLQDTVVFYGDASDQELLAEEHVEQVDLFIAVTNDDEANIMSAMLAKKMGAKKVMVLIQRRAYVDLVQGSVIDIAISPQQATISALLGHVRKADIVGVSSLRRGIAEAIEAIAHGDESTSRVVGRSIDDIKLPPGTIIGAVVRGDDVMIANDNLRIEQGDHVIMFLTDKKFVSDVERLFQPSPFFL, encoded by the coding sequence ATGAAAATAATCATTCTGGGTGCAGGACAGGTTGGCGGCACGCTGGCAGAGAATCTGGTGGGTGAGAACAACGATATCACGGTGGTTGATACCGACGCCTCGCGCCTGCGTCATCTGCAGGATAAGTTCGATCTTCGTGTGGTGCAGGGTCATGGTTCCCATCCGCGCATCCTGCGCGAGGCAGGCGCCGAAGATGCCGACATGCTGGTTGCCGTCACAAACTCCGACGAAACCAATATGATTGCCTGCCAGATTGCCTATTCGCTTTTCAATACGCCTAATCGCATCGCCCGTATTCGCGCTGCCGACTATCTGCGTGACGCAGATAAGCTGTTTATCCCTGAAGCAGTGCCAATCGATCACCTGATCTCACCTGAGCAGCTGGTGATCGAAAATATCTATCGCCTGATCCAGTATCCCGGCGCACTGCAGGTGGTGAACTTTGCGGAGGGGAAAGTGAGCCTGGCCGTGGTGAAGGCTTACTATGGCGGGCCGCTTGTCGGCAATCCGCTGTCGATTATGCGGGAACATATGCCGCATATCGATACGCGCGTCGCCGCTATTTTCCGTCAGGATCGCCCTATCCGTCCGCAGGGCTCTACCATCGTCGAAGCCGGTGATGAGATCTTCTTCATCGCGGCCAGCCAGAACATTCGTGCGGTGATGAGTGAAATGCAGCGGCTGGAGAAACCCTACAAGCGCATTATGCTGGTCGGCGGCGGCAATATCGGGTTTGGCCTGGCGCAGCGACTGGAAAAGCACTACAGCGTGAAGCTGATCGAACGTAATCCTCAGCGCGCCGCCGAACTTGCAGAACACCTGCAGGACACAGTGGTCTTCTATGGCGACGCCTCAGATCAGGAGCTGCTGGCGGAAGAGCATGTCGAGCAGGTCGATCTCTTTATCGCCGTCACCAATGATGATGAAGCCAACATCATGTCTGCGATGCTGGCGAAGAAGATGGGTGCCAAAAAGGTGATGGTACTCATTCAGCGCCGCGCCTATGTCGATCTGGTTCAGGGCAGCGTAATTGATATTGCGATTTCGCCTCAGCAGGCGACGATTTCTGCGCTGCTGGGTCATGTGCGTAAAGCCGACATTGTGGGTGTCTCTTCATTACGACGCGGTATCGCAGAGGCGATCGAAGCGATCGCGCATGGTGATGAATCGACTTCGCGCGTGGTGGGCCGCTCAATTGATGATATCAAGCTGCCACCCGGAACCATTATCGGCGCGGTGGTTCGTGGCGACGACGTGATGATCGCCAACGACAATCTGCGTATTGAACAGGGCGACCATGTCATCATGTTCCTGACCGACAAAAAATTTGTGTCCGATGTGGAACGTCTCTTCCAGCCGAGCCCGTTCTTCCTCTGA
- a CDS encoding alternative ribosome-rescue factor A, producing MSKYQHTKGQIRDNAIQALLHDPLFRQRVEQKQKGKGSFKRKEKHNKGNGWEGSDKKASYHCPSA from the coding sequence ATGAGTAAATACCAGCATACCAAAGGGCAGATTCGCGATAACGCAATCCAGGCTCTGTTACACGACCCACTTTTCAGGCAGCGCGTGGAGCAGAAGCAAAAGGGTAAGGGAAGTTTTAAACGGAAGGAAAAACACAACAAGGGAAACGGATGGGAGGGCAGTGATAAGAAAGCGTCTTATCACTGCCCTTCTGCTTAA
- the rplQ gene encoding 50S ribosomal protein L17: MRHRKSGRQLNRNSSHRQAMFRNMAGSLVRHEIIKTTLPKAKELRRVVEPLITLAKTDSVANRRLAFARTRDNEIVAKLFNELGPRFASRAGGYTRILKCGFRAGDNAPMAYIELVDRPEAQAEAAAE; encoded by the coding sequence ATGCGCCATCGTAAGAGTGGTCGTCAACTGAACCGCAACAGCAGCCATCGTCAGGCTATGTTCCGCAACATGGCCGGTTCTCTGGTTCGTCACGAGATCATCAAAACGACTCTGCCGAAAGCCAAAGAACTGCGTCGCGTAGTTGAGCCGCTGATTACTCTTGCCAAGACCGACAGCGTAGCTAATCGTCGTCTGGCATTCGCCCGTACTCGTGATAACGAGATCGTGGCAAAACTGTTTAACGAGCTGGGCCCGCGTTTCGCGAGCCGTGCCGGTGGTTACACTCGCATTCTGAAGTGTGGCTTCCGTGCTGGTGACAACGCTCCGATGGCTTACATCGAGCTGGTTGATCGTCCAGAAGCTCAAGCAGAAGCAGCCGCAGAGTAA
- the rsmB gene encoding 16S rRNA (cytosine(967)-C(5))-methyltransferase RsmB yields MTKSINLRSLSAQLIERVVDKGESLNTVLPAAQKKLSDKDSALVQEICFGVLRTLPQLEALIGKLMERPLTGKQRVLHYLIMVGLYQLEYTRVPAHAALAETVAGAEALKRTSLKGLLNGVLRQFQRQRETLLASIQDGPQRYLHPGWLLKRLQHAWPAQWQQIVEANNQRPPMWLRVNRQHHKRDAWLAMLAESGRSAQPADDVPDALRLDAPAPVSQLPGFDQGWVTVQDLSAQRCALLLEPRNGEQILDLCAAPGGKTTHILEIAPEASVLAVDVDAQRLKRVHENLTRLAMKAEVKQGDGRTPQQWCGERQFDRILLDAPCSATGVIRRHPDIKWLRRDRDIAELAALQREILDAIWPHLKPGGTLIYATCSVLPEENHQQIDAFLQRQPDARAEPLQGAPANGLQVFPQAEGGDGFFYAKLIKKSGTN; encoded by the coding sequence ATGACTAAATCAATTAACCTGCGTAGCCTCTCCGCTCAACTCATCGAGCGCGTTGTCGACAAAGGTGAATCCCTGAATACCGTCCTGCCTGCCGCTCAGAAAAAACTCTCCGATAAAGACAGTGCTTTAGTGCAGGAGATCTGTTTCGGCGTCCTGCGCACGTTACCGCAGCTGGAAGCGCTGATAGGCAAACTGATGGAGCGCCCGCTGACCGGTAAACAGCGGGTTCTGCACTATCTGATCATGGTCGGGCTGTACCAGCTGGAGTATACCCGTGTCCCTGCCCATGCTGCGCTGGCAGAAACCGTCGCGGGTGCCGAGGCTCTGAAGCGCACCAGTCTGAAAGGCCTGCTGAATGGCGTACTGCGCCAGTTCCAGCGTCAGCGGGAAACCCTGCTGGCCAGCATTCAGGATGGCCCACAGCGCTATCTGCATCCGGGCTGGCTGCTGAAACGCCTGCAGCACGCCTGGCCAGCGCAGTGGCAGCAGATTGTGGAGGCGAATAATCAGCGTCCGCCGATGTGGCTGCGGGTCAACCGCCAGCACCACAAGCGTGACGCATGGCTGGCTATGCTGGCCGAAAGCGGCCGCAGTGCACAGCCCGCTGATGATGTGCCGGATGCGCTGCGGCTCGATGCCCCGGCGCCGGTCAGCCAGTTACCCGGCTTCGACCAGGGCTGGGTGACCGTGCAGGATCTATCTGCCCAGCGCTGCGCCCTGCTGCTTGAGCCGCGAAATGGCGAACAGATTCTGGATCTGTGCGCGGCACCCGGTGGTAAAACCACCCATATTCTTGAAATCGCGCCCGAAGCCAGCGTGCTGGCGGTCGATGTGGATGCTCAGCGCCTGAAGCGGGTTCATGAGAATCTGACACGACTGGCCATGAAAGCCGAGGTGAAACAGGGTGACGGACGGACGCCACAACAGTGGTGCGGCGAGCGTCAGTTTGACCGTATCCTGCTGGATGCCCCCTGCTCTGCTACTGGCGTTATCCGCCGTCATCCTGACATCAAATGGCTGCGCCGGGATCGTGATATCGCCGAGCTGGCCGCGCTTCAGCGCGAAATTCTGGACGCTATCTGGCCTCACCTGAAACCTGGCGGTACGCTGATCTATGCCACCTGCTCTGTTCTGCCTGAAGAGAATCATCAGCAGATTGACGCTTTTCTCCAGCGTCAGCCTGACGCCCGGGCCGAACCGCTGCAGGGTGCGCCCGCGAACGGGCTACAGGTTTTCCCGCAGGCCGAAGGCGGAGATGGTTTCTTCTACGCGAAGCTGATAAAAAAATCGGGTACAAACTGA
- the mscL gene encoding large-conductance mechanosensitive channel protein MscL, which translates to MSLIKEFREFAMRGNVIDLAVGVIIGAAFGKIVSSLVANIIMPPLGLLIGGVDFKSFQWVLKPATGDAPAVVMQYGIFLQTIFDFVIIAFAIFMAIKLMNRLYKKKEVEKPVAKPSNEEVLLTEIRDLLKQQNTRV; encoded by the coding sequence ATGAGTTTAATCAAAGAGTTTCGTGAGTTTGCAATGCGCGGCAATGTGATAGATCTGGCCGTCGGTGTCATCATTGGCGCCGCTTTCGGTAAGATCGTTTCATCACTGGTCGCCAACATCATCATGCCGCCGCTCGGCTTGCTGATTGGTGGTGTCGATTTTAAATCTTTTCAGTGGGTGCTGAAGCCTGCAACTGGCGATGCGCCAGCCGTGGTCATGCAGTATGGTATTTTCCTGCAGACTATTTTCGATTTCGTGATTATCGCGTTTGCCATCTTTATGGCCATTAAGCTGATGAACCGTCTGTATAAGAAAAAAGAAGTCGAGAAGCCGGTTGCTAAGCCGTCGAACGAAGAAGTGCTGCTGACTGAAATCCGCGACCTGCTGAAACAGCAGAATACCCGCGTATAG